One genomic window of Garra rufa chromosome 2, GarRuf1.0, whole genome shotgun sequence includes the following:
- the LOC141325135 gene encoding L-threonine ammonia-lyase, with product MNFAAQFFANFVKDGSQDTRRSFNDREEYDPFWQSAEQRRSSSKPDCSFHSGPCSKDAYIANGRVGRRSTLICPERLKDFGAEEYLNGDVKVFQTSVSEPAEVQLMSTPKSNVKKVGESKTAAKAPPDHLRFEDISAAAFKLQQAGIQKTPCTYSRLSKQYGMEIYLKKELLHYTGSVKERGVLYLLSSLKQDQQRKGVIVATDCNFSMAVAYHAVEMRIPVFVIMPAYSSPPRLRMYRDYGAMVISYGSTARDSVNHARHLARENGYLCLEEDDSAVYLAGLGTVGLEIYEQVPKLDAVIVPAGGHCGLLAGTAAAIKHLNPRISVIGVEPEEFPLLLQSLKTDSPIKDLYCNPNKKLYRDLVDHSLGTHTFQLAKKMVDKVISVREADALVAMLRFQEYERSTVDTEGAMGLAAILAGQLPELKGKRVAVVVSSANMELDLVLQCVERALVLDDRVSRFTVQLADWPGDMAKLLDLLAREDVRLLDVCHRRYSDKAELFKAQVECVVEMRDKSQNSQLRRTLSDRYPSMRWLER from the exons CGCGGAACAGCGCAGAAGTTCCTCCAAACCCGACTGCTCCTTCCACAGCGGGCCGTGCTCTAAAGACGCCTACATCGCTAACGGCCGCGTGGGTCGCCGCTCAACCCTCATCTGCCCAGAACGCCTGAAAGACTTCGGAGCCGAGGAGTACCTCAATGGAGACGTGAAAGTCTTCCAGACCAGTGTTTCGGAACCAGCGGAGGTGCAGTTGATGTCCACACCCAAATCTAACGTGAAGAAAGTAGGCGAGAGCAAGACAGCAGCCAAAGCTCCTCCTGATCATCTGCGCTTCGAGGACATCAGCGCCGCCGCCTTCAAACTCCAGCAGGCCGGCATTCAGAAAACACCCTGTACG TACTCCAGACTGTCCAAACAGTACGGCATGGAGATCTACCTGAAGAAGGAGCTTCTGCATTACACAGGTTCAGTGAAGGAGAGAGGAGTGCTGTACCTGCTGTCCTCACTCAAACAG GATCAGCAGAGGAAGGGTGTGATCGTGGCCACGGACTGTAACTTCTCGATGGCGGTGGCGTATCACGCGGTGGAGATGCGGATCCCGGTGTTCGTCATCATGCCGGCGTACAGCTCTCCTCCTCGCCTGCGCATGTACAGAGACTACGGCGCCATGGTCATCTCGTACGGCAGCACGGCCCGAGACTCCGTCAACCACGCCAGACACCTGGCCCGAGAGAACGGATACCTGTGTCTGGAGGA GGACGACAGCGCCGTGTATCTGGCAGGTCTGGGAACGGTGGGTCTGGAGATCTACGAGCAGGTGCCCAAGCTGGACGCGGTTATCGTGCCTGCGGGCGGACACTGTGGCCTCCTGGCGGGAACCGCAGCTGCCATCAAACACCTGAACCCTCGCATCTCTGTCATA GGTGTTGAACCGGAGGAGTTTCCTCTGCTACTGCAGTCGCTCAAAACAGACTCTCCCATTAAAGATCTCTACTGCAACCCCAACAAGAAACTCTACAGAG ATTTGGTGGATCACTCTCTGGGAACACACACCTTTCAGCTGGCCAAGAAAATGGTGGACAAAGTCATTTCTGTCAG GGAGGCGGACGCTCTGGTGGCCATGCTGCGCTTTCAGGAGTACGAGCGCTCGACCGTGGACACAGAAGGAGCCATGGGCTTGGCTGCCATCTTAGCAGGACAACTGCCAGAGCTTAAAGGAAAAAG GGTGGCGGTGGTGGTGAGCAGTGCAAACATGGAACTGGACCTGGTTCTGCAGTGTGTGGAACGGGCTCTGGTTCTGGACGACAGAGTCAGTCGCTTCACGGTGCAGCTGGCCGACTGGCCCGGAGACATGGCCAAACTACTGGACCTGCTGGCCAGAGAGGACGTCAG GTTGCTGGATGTTTGTCACAGACGGTACAGTGATAAAGCCGAACTCTTCAAAGCACAG GTGGAGTGTGTCGTTGAAATGAGGGATAAAAGTCAAAACTCACAGCTGCGGCGGACTCTGTCAGACCGATACCCGTCAATGCGCTGGCTGGAGCGATGA